A window of the Mannheimia granulomatis genome harbors these coding sequences:
- a CDS encoding folate-binding protein gives MKCECNQIIEAYPALCVPLAQYRLIEMAGADAEKYLQGQLTCDVTKLAVGDHTLTCHCDPKGKMSSLFRLYRAEQEKFIAVIHQSLLPEALTQLKKYAVFSKITFSELDTQIYGVAAEQVAKLSENMTALTLSEGQKRAFVWGEALETNADESLWTLMDIQDGIPVLVKENQFELIPQAANLQQLEAAISFTKGCYIGQETVARAKYRGANKRALFTLVGQYEGEISLPEPASAVEMQLGENWRATGTILACATHKNTLWVQVVLNKEVEAETQFRVSRVNLKIVELPYSLKEN, from the coding sequence ATGAAATGTGAATGCAATCAAATTATTGAAGCTTATCCAGCACTCTGTGTACCACTTGCTCAGTATCGCTTAATTGAAATGGCAGGGGCCGATGCTGAGAAATATCTACAAGGGCAATTGACCTGCGATGTAACCAAACTGGCGGTGGGCGATCATACGCTAACCTGCCATTGTGATCCGAAAGGCAAAATGAGCTCGCTTTTCCGCTTATACCGTGCAGAACAAGAGAAATTTATTGCGGTAATTCATCAAAGCCTACTGCCTGAAGCCTTAACGCAACTTAAAAAATATGCGGTGTTTTCAAAAATCACTTTTAGTGAATTAGATACTCAAATTTATGGCGTAGCAGCCGAGCAAGTTGCAAAATTAAGTGAAAATATGACCGCTTTAACGTTAAGCGAAGGGCAAAAACGTGCTTTTGTTTGGGGCGAAGCCTTAGAAACTAATGCCGATGAAAGCCTTTGGACGTTAATGGATATTCAAGACGGTATTCCTGTGTTAGTGAAGGAAAATCAATTTGAATTGATTCCACAAGCGGCGAATTTACAACAACTTGAAGCCGCGATTTCATTCACCAAAGGTTGCTATATTGGGCAAGAAACGGTGGCTCGAGCCAAATACCGTGGGGCAAATAAGCGAGCGTTGTTTACCCTTGTAGGGCAATATGAAGGCGAAATTTCACTCCCTGAACCGGCCTCTGCGGTAGAAATGCAACTAGGCGAAAATTGGCGGGCAACTGGTACAATTTTAGCCTGTGCGACTCACAAAAATACCCTATGGGTGCAAGTTGTGTTAAATAAAGAGGTAGAAGCGGAAACTCAATTCCGAGTCAGCAGGGTGAATTTGAAAATAGTAGAATTGCCA
- a CDS encoding LutB/LldF family L-lactate oxidation iron-sulfur protein — translation MSYLQTNTLPFKQRIEQQVNNEIVRKALVKAQETIGANRQRMVDELGNWEEWRDAAKQIRNHVLANLDAYLYQLSEKVAQNGGKVFFAETAEEATDYIKKVAKEKNAKKIVKSKSMVTEEIGMNHVLEAEGIKVVETDLGEYLLQIVGDKPSHIVVPAIHKDRHRIRQEMHDVLGYQGSEAPEEMTAFVRQKIREDFLEADIGISGCNFAVPETGSVCLVTNEGNLRMATTVPKTHIAVMGMERIAPTFQEVDVLITMLARSAVGAKLTAYNTWLTGPRLEGETDGPEEFHLVIVDNGRSKILESEFKEVLRCIRCGACLNTCPAYRQIGGHGYGSIYPGPIGSVISPLLGGYEEFKELPYACSLCTACNSVCPVKIPLAQLILKHREHIAQQGLTPISERLSIFGFNFANSHPTVWKVGVKVGAKVAGKLIKNGKVPIEFGALGEWTKARDLPTAEGESFREWFNNRG, via the coding sequence ATGTCTTATTTACAAACAAATACCCTACCGTTTAAACAGCGTATTGAACAGCAAGTTAATAATGAAATTGTCCGTAAGGCATTAGTAAAAGCCCAAGAAACTATTGGGGCAAACCGTCAGCGTATGGTGGATGAGCTGGGTAACTGGGAGGAGTGGCGTGACGCGGCAAAACAGATCCGTAACCATGTTTTAGCGAATTTAGATGCTTATCTTTACCAATTAAGTGAAAAAGTTGCTCAAAACGGCGGTAAAGTTTTCTTTGCAGAAACGGCGGAAGAAGCAACTGATTACATTAAAAAAGTGGCTAAAGAAAAAAATGCGAAGAAAATTGTAAAATCTAAATCAATGGTTACTGAAGAGATCGGGATGAACCATGTTTTAGAAGCTGAAGGCATTAAGGTGGTGGAAACTGACTTAGGCGAATATTTATTACAAATTGTAGGCGACAAACCCTCTCACATTGTTGTACCGGCAATCCATAAAGATCGCCACAGAATCCGTCAAGAAATGCACGATGTGTTAGGCTATCAAGGCAGTGAGGCTCCAGAAGAAATGACAGCCTTTGTTCGCCAAAAAATCCGTGAAGATTTCTTAGAAGCCGATATTGGTATTTCAGGTTGTAACTTTGCCGTACCGGAAACAGGTTCTGTTTGTTTAGTGACTAACGAAGGTAACTTACGTATGGCAACTACAGTGCCAAAAACACATATTGCGGTAATGGGAATGGAACGTATCGCTCCGACTTTCCAAGAAGTGGATGTGTTAATTACCATGCTTGCTCGTAGTGCGGTAGGGGCAAAACTGACCGCTTACAACACTTGGTTAACCGGTCCTCGCTTAGAAGGTGAGACGGATGGTCCTGAAGAATTCCATTTAGTGATTGTGGATAATGGCCGTTCTAAAATCTTAGAAAGCGAATTTAAAGAGGTTTTACGTTGTATCCGTTGTGGTGCTTGTTTAAACACTTGCCCTGCTTACCGCCAAATTGGTGGCCACGGTTACGGCTCAATTTACCCGGGACCGATTGGTTCGGTAATTTCGCCATTATTGGGTGGTTACGAAGAGTTTAAAGAACTGCCTTATGCCTGCTCACTCTGTACGGCGTGTAACAGCGTGTGTCCGGTGAAAATTCCGTTGGCTCAATTGATTTTAAAACACCGTGAACATATTGCTCAACAAGGACTAACTCCGATTTCTGAGCGTTTATCCATTTTTGGCTTTAATTTCGCAAACTCACATCCAACAGTGTGGAAAGTAGGGGTTAAAGTAGGTGCGAAAGTTGCCGGCAAGTTGATTAAAAACGGCAAAGTACCTATTGAGTTTGGTGCGTTAGGTGAGTGGACAAAAGCTCGCGATTTGCCGACTGCCGAAGGCGAAAGCTTCCGTGAATGGTTTAACAACAGAGGATAA
- a CDS encoding (Fe-S)-binding protein, whose amino-acid sequence MNVNFYVTCIADVMKAGVAKNTVLLLEKLGCKITFLEKQGCCGQPAINSGYTKQALSGMKTLVETFEANDYPIVAPAGSCVYAIKTYPEHFERFGERQWAERAKKVADRFHDLTDFIVNKLGVKDVGAYLPGKAVYHPSCSLFRKLGIKDEPIILLQNVKGLELLPIKNQETCCGFGGTFSVKMAEISGEMVKEKVANIDNDEPDYLIGADVSCLMNIGGRLSREGKEIKVMHIAEVLMQGEK is encoded by the coding sequence ATGAACGTCAATTTTTATGTTACTTGCATTGCAGATGTGATGAAAGCAGGTGTTGCAAAAAATACGGTGCTTTTGTTAGAAAAACTCGGCTGTAAAATCACTTTCTTAGAAAAACAGGGCTGCTGTGGACAGCCGGCAATTAATAGCGGTTATACGAAACAAGCTTTATCGGGAATGAAAACTTTAGTTGAAACCTTTGAAGCAAATGATTACCCAATTGTGGCCCCTGCGGGTTCTTGTGTGTATGCAATTAAAACTTATCCAGAACATTTTGAGCGTTTTGGTGAGAGACAATGGGCTGAGCGTGCGAAAAAAGTCGCAGACCGCTTTCACGACCTTACAGATTTTATTGTTAATAAACTCGGCGTTAAAGATGTAGGCGCTTATCTTCCAGGAAAGGCTGTTTACCACCCATCTTGCAGTTTATTCCGTAAATTAGGGATTAAAGATGAGCCTATTATTTTGTTACAAAATGTAAAAGGCTTAGAACTATTACCAATCAAAAACCAAGAAACTTGTTGCGGTTTTGGTGGTACGTTTTCTGTGAAAATGGCAGAAATTTCCGGTGAGATGGTAAAAGAAAAAGTAGCAAATATTGATAATGATGAGCCGGATTATTTAATCGGTGCAGATGTGAGCTGCTTAATGAATATTGGTGGACGTTTAAGTCGTGAAGGTAAAGAGATTAAAGTTATGCACATTGCTGAAGTTTTAATGCAGGGGGAGAAATAA
- a CDS encoding YicC/YloC family endoribonuclease has product MIYSMTAFSHLELKKEWGNAVWEIRSVNQRFLETYFRLPEQFRNLEMTLRERLRATLTRGKVECSLRIDLSKTQNSEIALNKGYAEQVIQSLKWIKETANEGEINLVDVLRFPGVVDNESQDLDQIAQDLLAGFEQILSDFIAMRAREGENVQNLIQQRLDAISVEATKVQSLMPEILQWQKERLQQRFDELNLQLDPQRLEQEMVLLAQRVDVAEELDRLQLHVKETSNILKKGGAVGRKLDFMMQELNRESNTLASKSINAEVTNSAVELKVLIEQMREQIQNLE; this is encoded by the coding sequence ATGATTTATAGTATGACAGCTTTTTCTCATTTGGAATTGAAAAAAGAGTGGGGAAATGCGGTATGGGAAATTCGCTCGGTAAACCAACGTTTTTTAGAAACCTATTTCCGCCTGCCGGAACAGTTTCGTAATTTGGAAATGACTTTACGGGAACGCCTACGAGCAACGTTGACGCGAGGTAAAGTGGAATGCAGTTTACGCATTGATTTAAGCAAAACTCAAAACAGCGAAATTGCGTTAAATAAAGGCTATGCTGAGCAGGTAATTCAATCACTAAAATGGATTAAAGAAACCGCTAACGAAGGTGAAATCAACCTAGTGGATGTGCTGCGTTTTCCGGGGGTAGTGGATAATGAAAGCCAAGATTTAGACCAAATCGCTCAAGATTTATTAGCCGGATTTGAGCAGATCTTATCTGACTTTATTGCAATGCGAGCCAGAGAAGGTGAGAATGTACAAAACTTAATTCAGCAACGTTTAGATGCTATTTCGGTTGAGGCAACCAAAGTACAATCTTTAATGCCTGAAATTCTGCAATGGCAGAAGGAACGCCTACAACAACGTTTTGATGAACTGAACTTGCAACTTGATCCACAACGTTTAGAACAAGAAATGGTACTATTAGCCCAACGTGTTGATGTGGCTGAAGAATTAGACCGCTTGCAACTGCATGTGAAAGAAACTTCTAATATCCTGAAAAAAGGGGGTGCTGTCGGGCGTAAATTAGATTTTATGATGCAAGAGCTAAACCGAGAGTCTAATACGCTTGCTTCAAAATCCATTAATGCAGAGGTGACTAATTCTGCGGTGGAACTGAAAGTACTAATCGAACAAATGCGTGAGCAAATTCAGAATTTAGAGTAG
- a CDS encoding LutC/YkgG family protein yields the protein MDLQNREKFLTKLAERMGRPLQTVPEPMPELVNDHAVTRLTDLSQEQLCKEFVDFARVMMADVVEVKEADLPTAIIEICEKYGGGNIIVNNDERLKALGITGAVQAKYENCHQWDFNLGEENLEKAKQANIGIVYGEYGLTESGGIVLFSSKDYGRSVSLLPEKSVVVLRKSSVLPRVAQLAKILHDKAQQGERMPSCVNIISGPSATADIELIKVVGVHGPVNKIYLVIDDL from the coding sequence ATGGATTTACAAAACCGAGAAAAATTTTTAACTAAATTGGCAGAACGTATGGGCAGACCATTGCAAACTGTGCCTGAGCCAATGCCGGAATTGGTAAATGACCACGCAGTTACCCGTTTAACAGACCTCAGCCAAGAGCAGCTTTGCAAAGAGTTTGTTGATTTTGCTCGTGTGATGATGGCTGATGTGGTGGAAGTTAAAGAAGCTGATCTACCAACGGCAATTATTGAGATTTGCGAGAAATATGGCGGTGGCAATATTATTGTAAATAATGATGAACGCTTAAAAGCACTTGGTATTACAGGTGCAGTTCAAGCAAAATATGAAAACTGTCATCAATGGGATTTCAATTTAGGTGAAGAAAACCTTGAGAAAGCTAAACAAGCGAATATCGGCATTGTGTATGGTGAATATGGCTTAACTGAATCTGGCGGTATTGTGCTGTTTTCCAGCAAAGACTACGGTCGTTCAGTTAGCTTACTCCCTGAAAAATCGGTAGTTGTATTGCGTAAAAGTAGTGTATTACCAAGGGTGGCACAGTTAGCCAAAATCCTACACGATAAAGCACAACAAGGCGAAAGAATGCCATCTTGTGTGAATATTATTTCCGGACCATCAGCCACTGCAGATATTGAGTTAATCAAAGTAGTAGGTGTTCACGGGCCGGTAAATAAAATTTACCTCGTGATTGATGATTTGTAA
- the rph gene encoding ribonuclease PH: MRPNNREISQVRQVKITRNYTRYAEGSVLIEFGDTKVLCNATVEETVPRFLKGQQQGWVTAEYGMLPRATHSRTQREAAKGKQGGRTMEIQRLIARSLRAVVDLKALGERTITVDCDVIQADGGTRTASITGACVALHDAMNKLVADGVLKTNPMKGLVAAISVGIVDGQAVCDLEYVEDSNAETDMNVVMVEDGRLVEVQGTAEGEPFSHEELLTLLDLAKQGIAQLVEAQRKALAA, encoded by the coding sequence ATGCGTCCAAATAATCGAGAAATTAGTCAAGTCAGACAAGTTAAAATTACCCGTAACTACACCCGTTATGCTGAAGGCTCAGTGTTAATTGAATTTGGCGATACTAAAGTCTTATGTAATGCAACGGTGGAAGAAACTGTGCCACGTTTTCTCAAAGGTCAGCAACAAGGCTGGGTAACAGCAGAATATGGAATGTTGCCGCGTGCTACTCATTCTCGCACCCAACGTGAAGCAGCAAAAGGCAAACAAGGCGGTCGTACGATGGAAATTCAACGCTTGATTGCCCGTTCTTTACGTGCAGTAGTTGATCTCAAAGCCTTAGGCGAACGCACTATCACCGTCGATTGTGATGTTATCCAAGCAGACGGCGGCACCCGTACCGCCTCCATTACCGGAGCGTGTGTCGCTCTACACGACGCGATGAATAAATTAGTGGCAGATGGCGTTCTGAAAACGAACCCAATGAAAGGCTTAGTGGCCGCCATTTCAGTCGGTATTGTAGATGGGCAAGCGGTATGCGATTTAGAATATGTGGAAGATTCCAACGCTGAAACCGATATGAACGTGGTAATGGTCGAAGACGGTAGATTAGTCGAAGTGCAAGGCACCGCTGAGGGTGAACCATTCTCCCACGAAGAGCTTCTCACCTTGTTAGATCTAGCGAAACAAGGTATTGCCCAGCTAGTTGAAGCTCAGCGCAAAGCATTGGCAGCATAA